One Tessaracoccus lacteus DNA window includes the following coding sequences:
- a CDS encoding AAA family ATPase: MNPEQARWFGENFAAIVNNVERAIVGKTEAIRLAVTCMLAEGHLLLEDYPGTGKTTLARAIAQSVQGTSSRIQFTPDLLPSDVTGVTIFDQKVGEFEFHQGPIFASIVLADEINRASPKTQSALLEVMEEARVTVDGQSYPVGQPFMVIATQNPIEQAGTYRLPEAQLDRFLMKTTLGYPDRQATMRILASGGSRPRSAALPSVVTSSQVTEMSQLAASVHIESSVLDYIVRLTEATRGAEDVRLGVSVRGGLALVRATRVWAASQGRHFVVPDDVKMLAIACLAHRLILDPEAEFNGVQSVDVMAQILGAVPPPTERQPA; encoded by the coding sequence ATGAATCCTGAACAGGCACGCTGGTTCGGCGAGAACTTCGCGGCGATCGTGAACAACGTCGAGCGCGCCATCGTCGGCAAGACCGAGGCCATCCGGCTCGCGGTCACGTGCATGCTTGCAGAGGGACACCTGTTGCTGGAGGACTACCCCGGCACGGGCAAGACGACGCTGGCACGGGCCATCGCGCAGTCGGTGCAGGGCACCAGCTCGCGGATCCAGTTCACACCCGACCTGCTGCCCTCCGACGTCACCGGCGTCACGATCTTCGACCAGAAGGTGGGCGAGTTCGAGTTCCACCAGGGCCCGATCTTCGCTTCGATCGTGCTGGCCGACGAGATCAACCGCGCCTCGCCAAAGACTCAGTCCGCACTGCTGGAGGTCATGGAGGAGGCCCGTGTCACCGTCGACGGGCAGTCCTACCCCGTCGGGCAGCCGTTCATGGTCATCGCGACGCAGAACCCCATCGAGCAGGCCGGCACCTACCGTCTCCCGGAGGCGCAGCTGGACCGCTTCCTGATGAAGACCACCCTCGGCTATCCCGACCGCCAGGCCACCATGCGGATCCTCGCCAGCGGTGGCAGCAGGCCACGCTCCGCCGCGCTGCCGTCCGTGGTCACGTCGTCGCAGGTCACGGAGATGAGCCAGCTCGCCGCGTCCGTGCACATCGAGTCGTCCGTGCTGGACTACATCGTCCGGCTCACCGAGGCGACCCGCGGCGCCGAGGACGTCCGGCTGGGGGTGTCGGTCCGCGGCGGGCTGGCGCTGGTGCGGGCCACGCGCGTCTGGGCCGCCTCCCAGGGCCGCCACTTCGTCGTCCCCGACGACGTCAAGATGCTGGCCATCGCCTGCCTCGCGCACCGCCTCATCCTCGACCCGGAGGCCGAGTTCAACGGGGTGCAGAGCGTCGACGTGATGGCCCAGATCCTGGGCGCCGTGCCCCCGCCGACCGAGCGCCAGCCGGCCTGA
- a CDS encoding Ig-like domain-containing protein has product MQRRAPEGDNGPRHGGGERHLPRPLRLLDRFLRRHWQGLAVSLVVVALGVGAFISPGLVQADVRLDEGTVYGIKRDSDMVGMVNAQIDQLASATTVGDTQVELLQYEDTVLLHLPQSSRLTTFNPGRNTLGSLTQLPSNADVQLVGDQLLVYNPNNGRVWHGDVATVLDYDFQKQTADLEVGENGVATLTTDGDVIGLDPNRSVLVRASADGESTVETPLPFELDPVVVDVELSAVGDRAVVLDRTSGRIWVESMDRAFDVSGASTARLAAPAADALGGEDGTRALYVTQAGLIALTSDGPRSLSGQLDETPVSPVQVGDCVYAAFHSDGVTFVKKCVGEDASVTRLDDLTTDGSALSLQVNRGAVTLNDAANGTIWLLDKGVVILPVDWEAVAPVQESDELDYEDGDSDVVPDRSQENRAPIAKDDTLAARAGRSTVLTVLDNDTDPDGDVLSISAPGSIDGATLEPIRDGAGLQITLPNEASGTFTFTYTVDDGRGDTDSAEVTVRVVDADITKANSAPHKFERAQPLEVQLGSRSITKRVLLDWRDPDGDPLMLLSATMDPRFEDIVRFTADGQITYTDVGKTTGTKIIEVVVTDGRDSTTGELVVEVSEDPVAPVAFGDFATVTVDQSVTVEPLANDVGVDLTLSEVTTDCSECTLEPNYRDKTFAFSAPKAGEYYVTYTVTNGQIGTGLVRIDVRGTGTNQVPIAALDVALLPPGGSVLVDPLLNDTDADGDVLVIQTYTAPGSLEVVMDRRHLMTISARHTPDAPTSITYRVSDGSHSVLGTIVVIPTQAVGSTAPRAEDDELEVRAGASARVDVLTNDTSPIGLDLTIGELTENPLGEQAWIDGDTVRVTVPAGTPAGTRTISYTAVDSEGNTGTARLALTVVSEDAQNEAPAPRQVVDRVLAGTTTRIAIPLDGIDPNGDAVRLIGLGSGPTLGRVLGVGEGYLTYQAYEESQGTDTFSYDVVDSLGEHARGEVRIGIAQPSRTNTPPVGVMDEITVRPGRQVQIAALANDFDADGDTLGYASDDPVEMDDDILARLVEGREIVLQAPAREGTYVGRYDIVDARGELAYGDIRLVVDKDAPLLAPVTRDDSVAVSSLIDRDWVEVDVMANDYDPDGSRDQLSIEVPDYGADEDSSARLVDGAKVSIPVLDRMQQIRYVLIDGDGNRTNSLIIVPGRGDSVPVLKDPDQTLDAVAGQPLEIDVNNLVAGTRGRDVRLTTESNLSATHGRLMAAGEAKVIYVPDESYDGPASVVFEVTDKVREGDTSGEAAFVSIPVTVHPAPNRPEGSEDEDNARLNLPPTLAVDTPVLRVGPDEGESRLDLLALFRDPEGDTMFVSGALTAGQGDADLDWRTEGDRLYASAPITAEPGSYREVSGVVVDAMDNETPFTVSIQVTASTRPTVTVATDVVEKAVAGEPITIHPLANDRSNLLGDQSLTLLGATRLSGEGTLSYDAEKQTVTITPSGDWHGAFTASYTVNDATADPDRRVDGTIRVTVLDVPGQPSTPFEGVAGDGQVSVKYLSGGDGGTDITSRVATASSPGLADRTAECGVGVCTVTGLKNGVPWQISVTEINEVGPSEPSKLSAAVIPDAVPLAPSKPSVEFGDGELTVSWTHDPQYSSKQGGSAIATYIVRLLDSGGREIGSPVEVKAPTKTYTWKGLTNGTTYLFTVEARNSNPQKALTSPPSATSTPEHPNGKPSGNVTPEVTAIRDGIGGGFSVTFERGDVNTNGDAIDYFVVTPVTADGESTANAERVEMGAATGRVTAEIHGMGQTPTKFSITAANRSGEAKVGGTSAYTISYPPPEVTAVKVTPADGALQVKPSTNIKGDAATFEYSLDGSTWAALPSGGTIGGLVNGQQYTVSVRALVEDMTSAARTADPVRPRSDRPNPPTLSTERVLRDFEEIQIDVNAMTWESTGGWDPSGYSFCSRSSDCDPTDPGRVRKFEPGEWGTLRWKYDGFSTSSISVDLTGYPVEEPDYDGDTLGFRFPYVQTGSCTVTLDGGADSFTVDISGGELYYSGTPTYTISEGDEDVKVTATTAQVTCTANGASKRFGTVWR; this is encoded by the coding sequence ATGCAGCGGCGTGCGCCTGAGGGGGACAACGGACCACGACACGGCGGGGGCGAGCGGCACCTGCCGCGGCCTCTGCGTCTTCTCGATCGGTTTCTGAGGCGCCATTGGCAGGGTCTCGCCGTCTCTCTGGTCGTCGTCGCGCTCGGCGTCGGCGCGTTCATCAGCCCCGGCCTCGTGCAGGCCGACGTCCGCCTCGACGAGGGCACGGTCTACGGCATCAAGCGGGACTCCGACATGGTCGGCATGGTCAACGCCCAGATCGACCAGCTGGCCTCCGCGACCACCGTTGGCGACACGCAGGTCGAGCTGCTCCAGTACGAGGACACCGTGCTGCTGCACCTGCCGCAGTCCTCCAGGCTGACCACCTTCAACCCTGGCCGGAACACGCTGGGCAGCCTGACGCAGCTGCCGAGCAACGCCGACGTGCAGCTCGTCGGCGACCAGCTGCTCGTCTACAACCCCAACAACGGCCGCGTCTGGCACGGCGACGTCGCGACCGTCCTCGACTACGATTTCCAGAAGCAGACCGCCGACCTTGAGGTCGGCGAGAACGGCGTGGCGACGCTAACGACCGACGGCGACGTCATCGGGCTCGACCCGAACCGTTCCGTGCTCGTCAGGGCCTCCGCCGACGGCGAGTCGACGGTGGAGACGCCCCTGCCGTTCGAGCTCGATCCGGTCGTCGTCGACGTCGAGCTCTCTGCGGTCGGGGACCGGGCCGTCGTGCTCGACCGTACGTCGGGCCGCATCTGGGTCGAGTCCATGGACCGCGCCTTCGACGTGTCCGGCGCCTCGACGGCGCGGCTGGCGGCGCCCGCAGCCGACGCGCTCGGCGGTGAGGACGGCACCCGCGCGCTCTACGTCACGCAGGCCGGTCTCATCGCCCTCACATCCGACGGACCCCGCTCACTGTCCGGGCAGCTGGACGAGACGCCCGTGTCGCCCGTCCAGGTCGGCGACTGCGTCTACGCGGCCTTCCATTCAGACGGGGTCACCTTCGTGAAGAAGTGCGTGGGCGAGGATGCCTCCGTCACCCGGCTCGACGACCTGACCACCGACGGCAGCGCCCTTTCGCTGCAGGTCAACCGCGGCGCCGTGACCCTGAACGACGCGGCGAACGGCACCATCTGGCTGCTGGACAAGGGAGTGGTCATCCTGCCGGTCGACTGGGAGGCGGTCGCGCCCGTGCAGGAGAGCGACGAACTCGACTACGAGGACGGGGACTCGGACGTCGTGCCCGACCGTTCGCAGGAGAACCGGGCACCCATCGCGAAGGACGACACGCTCGCCGCGCGGGCCGGGCGCTCCACCGTGCTCACCGTCCTCGACAACGACACCGACCCCGACGGCGACGTGCTCAGCATCTCCGCACCCGGCAGCATCGACGGCGCCACGCTCGAGCCCATCCGCGACGGCGCCGGGCTGCAGATCACGCTCCCCAACGAGGCGTCCGGCACCTTCACCTTCACCTACACCGTCGATGACGGGCGGGGCGACACCGACTCCGCCGAGGTGACCGTGCGCGTCGTCGACGCCGACATCACGAAGGCGAACAGCGCGCCGCACAAGTTCGAGCGGGCCCAGCCGCTCGAGGTGCAGCTCGGCAGCCGGAGCATCACCAAGCGCGTGCTGCTCGACTGGCGTGATCCGGACGGGGATCCGCTGATGCTGCTCAGCGCCACGATGGACCCCCGCTTCGAGGACATCGTGCGGTTCACCGCGGACGGTCAGATCACCTACACCGATGTCGGCAAGACCACCGGCACGAAGATCATCGAGGTCGTCGTCACCGACGGCCGGGACTCCACCACCGGCGAGCTGGTCGTCGAGGTGTCGGAGGACCCGGTCGCACCGGTGGCATTCGGCGACTTCGCAACGGTCACCGTCGACCAATCCGTGACGGTCGAGCCGCTCGCCAACGACGTCGGCGTGGACCTGACCCTCAGCGAGGTCACCACCGACTGCTCCGAGTGCACGCTGGAGCCCAACTACCGCGACAAGACGTTCGCGTTCTCCGCGCCGAAGGCCGGCGAGTACTACGTGACCTACACCGTCACGAACGGGCAGATCGGGACGGGGCTCGTCCGCATCGACGTGCGTGGCACCGGCACGAACCAGGTCCCGATCGCGGCCCTCGACGTCGCGCTGCTGCCGCCCGGTGGGTCCGTGCTGGTGGACCCGTTGCTGAATGACACCGACGCCGATGGCGACGTGCTCGTGATCCAGACATACACGGCGCCGGGCTCCCTCGAGGTCGTGATGGACCGGCGCCACCTCATGACCATCTCCGCCCGCCACACCCCCGACGCGCCCACCAGCATCACCTACCGCGTCTCCGACGGCAGCCATTCCGTGCTCGGCACGATCGTGGTGATCCCGACGCAGGCCGTCGGCAGCACGGCACCGAGGGCCGAGGACGACGAGCTGGAGGTCAGGGCGGGTGCGTCCGCCCGCGTCGACGTGCTCACCAACGACACCTCGCCCATTGGACTCGATCTGACCATCGGAGAGCTCACCGAGAACCCGCTCGGAGAGCAGGCATGGATCGACGGCGACACCGTCCGGGTGACCGTGCCCGCCGGCACCCCCGCGGGGACCAGGACCATCAGCTACACCGCCGTCGACTCCGAAGGCAACACCGGGACCGCGCGGCTCGCGCTGACGGTCGTCTCCGAGGACGCCCAGAACGAGGCGCCGGCCCCCCGCCAGGTGGTCGACCGTGTCCTCGCAGGCACCACGACCCGTATCGCCATCCCGCTCGACGGCATCGACCCGAACGGCGACGCCGTGCGCCTCATCGGACTGGGCTCCGGCCCGACGCTCGGCCGGGTCCTCGGCGTCGGCGAGGGCTACCTCACGTACCAGGCCTACGAGGAGTCCCAGGGCACCGACACGTTCTCCTACGACGTCGTCGACTCGCTCGGCGAGCATGCCCGCGGCGAGGTGCGCATCGGCATCGCCCAGCCGAGCCGCACCAACACGCCCCCGGTCGGCGTGATGGACGAGATCACGGTGCGCCCCGGCAGGCAGGTGCAGATCGCCGCGCTGGCCAACGACTTCGACGCCGACGGCGACACGCTCGGTTACGCCTCCGACGACCCGGTGGAGATGGACGACGACATCTTGGCCCGGCTGGTCGAAGGCAGGGAGATCGTGCTCCAGGCACCGGCCAGGGAAGGCACCTACGTCGGCCGTTACGACATCGTCGACGCCCGCGGGGAGCTGGCGTACGGGGACATCCGCCTCGTGGTGGACAAGGACGCGCCGCTGCTGGCTCCGGTCACGCGCGACGACTCCGTCGCCGTGTCCTCCCTCATCGACCGGGACTGGGTCGAGGTCGACGTGATGGCCAACGACTACGACCCGGACGGATCACGCGATCAGCTGAGCATCGAGGTCCCCGACTACGGCGCCGACGAGGACTCCTCCGCGCGCCTCGTGGACGGCGCCAAGGTGTCGATCCCGGTCCTGGACCGCATGCAGCAGATCCGCTACGTGCTGATCGACGGCGACGGGAACCGCACGAACTCCCTGATCATCGTGCCCGGCAGGGGCGATTCCGTGCCTGTCCTCAAGGACCCCGACCAGACCCTCGACGCCGTGGCCGGCCAGCCACTCGAGATCGACGTCAACAACCTCGTCGCAGGCACGCGGGGCCGCGACGTGCGCCTGACGACCGAGTCGAACCTGTCCGCCACGCATGGGCGCCTGATGGCGGCAGGCGAGGCCAAGGTCATCTACGTCCCCGACGAGAGCTACGACGGCCCGGCGTCGGTGGTGTTCGAGGTCACCGACAAGGTCCGTGAGGGCGACACGTCGGGGGAGGCGGCATTCGTGTCGATCCCCGTGACGGTGCACCCGGCCCCCAACCGGCCTGAAGGGAGTGAGGATGAGGACAACGCACGACTGAACCTGCCCCCCACCCTGGCCGTCGACACGCCGGTCCTGCGCGTGGGACCCGACGAGGGCGAGTCGCGCCTCGACCTGCTTGCGCTGTTCCGGGACCCGGAGGGCGACACGATGTTCGTCAGCGGCGCGCTGACCGCGGGCCAGGGCGACGCGGACCTCGACTGGCGCACCGAGGGCGACCGGCTCTACGCCAGCGCCCCCATCACGGCCGAGCCCGGCAGCTACCGGGAGGTCAGCGGCGTGGTGGTCGACGCGATGGACAACGAGACGCCCTTCACGGTCTCGATCCAGGTCACCGCCTCCACCAGGCCGACGGTGACCGTCGCCACCGACGTGGTCGAGAAGGCCGTGGCCGGCGAGCCGATCACGATCCACCCGCTCGCCAACGACCGCTCCAATCTGCTGGGGGACCAGTCGCTTACGCTGCTCGGCGCCACGCGCCTGAGCGGCGAGGGGACGCTGAGCTACGACGCCGAGAAGCAGACCGTCACCATCACCCCCTCCGGCGACTGGCACGGCGCCTTCACAGCCAGCTACACCGTCAACGACGCCACCGCAGACCCGGATCGTCGCGTGGACGGCACCATCCGGGTGACGGTGCTCGACGTGCCCGGCCAGCCGTCGACCCCCTTCGAGGGCGTCGCGGGTGACGGGCAGGTGTCCGTGAAGTACCTCTCCGGTGGCGACGGCGGCACCGATATCACCTCCAGAGTGGCGACGGCCTCCTCTCCCGGCCTGGCAGACCGGACGGCCGAGTGTGGGGTGGGGGTGTGCACCGTCACGGGGCTGAAGAACGGCGTGCCCTGGCAGATCTCCGTCACCGAGATCAACGAGGTCGGCCCGTCCGAGCCGTCGAAACTCTCCGCCGCCGTGATCCCCGACGCAGTGCCGCTTGCGCCGTCGAAGCCGTCGGTGGAGTTCGGCGACGGCGAGCTCACCGTCAGCTGGACCCACGACCCGCAGTACTCCTCCAAGCAGGGCGGCAGCGCCATCGCGACCTACATCGTGCGGCTCCTGGACTCGGGCGGCCGGGAGATCGGCAGCCCCGTCGAGGTCAAGGCGCCCACGAAGACCTACACCTGGAAGGGCCTCACGAACGGCACCACGTACCTGTTCACCGTCGAGGCGAGGAACTCCAACCCGCAGAAGGCCCTGACGTCCCCGCCGTCGGCCACATCCACGCCCGAGCACCCCAACGGCAAGCCGAGCGGCAACGTCACCCCGGAGGTCACCGCCATCCGCGACGGCATCGGCGGCGGCTTCTCGGTGACCTTCGAGCGTGGCGACGTCAACACCAACGGCGACGCGATCGACTACTTCGTCGTCACCCCCGTCACGGCCGACGGCGAGAGCACCGCCAACGCCGAGCGCGTCGAGATGGGCGCCGCCACCGGCAGGGTCACGGCCGAGATCCACGGCATGGGCCAGACCCCGACGAAGTTCTCCATCACGGCGGCCAACCGCTCCGGCGAGGCGAAGGTCGGCGGCACGTCGGCCTACACCATCTCCTACCCGCCGCCCGAGGTCACCGCCGTCAAGGTCACCCCGGCGGACGGGGCGCTGCAGGTGAAGCCGTCCACCAACATCAAGGGCGACGCCGCCACGTTCGAGTACAGCCTCGACGGCTCTACCTGGGCCGCGCTGCCCTCGGGCGGGACCATAGGCGGCCTCGTCAACGGCCAGCAGTACACGGTCTCTGTCCGAGCGCTGGTGGAGGACATGACGTCGGCCGCGCGGACCGCCGACCCCGTCCGGCCGCGCTCCGACCGGCCGAACCCGCCCACGCTCAGCACGGAGCGGGTGCTGCGCGACTTCGAGGAGATCCAGATCGACGTCAACGCGATGACGTGGGAGAGCACGGGAGGCTGGGATCCGTCCGGCTACAGCTTCTGCAGCCGCAGCAGCGACTGCGACCCGACCGACCCCGGCCGCGTGCGCAAGTTCGAGCCGGGCGAGTGGGGCACGCTGCGCTGGAAATACGACGGCTTCAGCACGTCCAGCATCTCCGTCGACCTGACCGGCTACCCCGTCGAGGAGCCGGACTACGACGGCGACACGCTCGGTTTCCGATTCCCCTACGTGCAGACCGGCAGCTGCACCGTCACGCTCGACGGCGGAGCGGACTCCTTCACCGTCGACATCTCCGGCGGGGAGCTGTACTACAGCGGGACCCCCACCTACACCATCTCCGAGGGTGACGAGGACGTCAAGGTCACGGCCACCACGGCGCAGGTCACCTGTACCGCGAATGGAGCCAGCAAGCGCTTCGGCACGGTATGGCGCTAA
- a CDS encoding FHA domain-containing protein, with translation MALPEAAWRVTYTPGNWLVLSGPTTLVVMLPAPARASGLVADLWTAILSAGSVEALVSLVHEVGLDAMPHLGAFFWEGGTLHGLTRGDVRVLDADTGAVALEGSGSITWREEDLGAERRLRIDLEPAAGDEVLHLPLVVGAVCVSSLELSTVDRVVFPVAGGDPLAPVVAAVPAPEQPVEDAPTPAFEPKPEAVDSAEDLTDLDLGAPDPAAAIAGVPIPAPAVVPPAPAPAPVEAEAEGGTIFSTGLAATHKPPTADADGQVLAVPCANGHPNAPGTRTCRLCQAPVDSSNPRVIRRPVLAGVHTNGGDFADIVAGVVIGRAPDAAHGPAGSRLLRVQSPSSDISRNHLLVTTRDWNVHVTDLNSTNGTMVLPVGEAPFALRDGASVQVEIGTVLDLGDGVSVRIEPPRG, from the coding sequence ATGGCGCTTCCCGAGGCTGCCTGGCGTGTCACGTACACCCCGGGAAACTGGCTCGTGCTGTCCGGCCCCACCACCCTCGTGGTGATGCTGCCCGCGCCGGCGCGCGCCTCCGGACTCGTCGCGGACCTGTGGACCGCGATCCTCTCGGCGGGCTCCGTCGAGGCACTCGTGAGCCTTGTCCATGAGGTCGGGCTGGACGCCATGCCCCACCTGGGCGCGTTCTTCTGGGAAGGCGGGACACTGCACGGCCTGACCCGCGGCGACGTCCGCGTGCTCGACGCTGACACGGGCGCCGTGGCGCTCGAAGGCAGCGGGAGCATCACCTGGCGCGAGGAGGACCTCGGCGCGGAGCGGCGCCTCAGGATCGACCTCGAGCCCGCCGCGGGCGACGAGGTGCTGCACCTCCCGCTCGTGGTCGGCGCCGTCTGTGTCTCCTCCCTGGAGCTGAGCACGGTGGACCGGGTCGTCTTCCCGGTCGCGGGGGGAGACCCTCTTGCGCCGGTCGTCGCCGCCGTCCCGGCCCCCGAGCAGCCCGTCGAGGACGCCCCGACACCGGCCTTCGAACCCAAGCCGGAGGCCGTCGACAGCGCCGAGGACCTCACCGACCTCGACCTGGGCGCCCCCGACCCGGCGGCCGCCATCGCCGGCGTGCCGATCCCTGCGCCCGCCGTCGTGCCCCCGGCCCCGGCCCCGGCTCCGGTCGAGGCGGAGGCGGAGGGCGGCACGATCTTCTCCACGGGCCTGGCGGCCACCCACAAGCCGCCGACGGCCGATGCGGACGGACAGGTCCTGGCGGTGCCGTGCGCCAACGGGCACCCCAATGCCCCCGGCACCCGCACCTGCCGGCTCTGCCAGGCCCCGGTCGACTCGTCCAACCCGCGGGTCATCCGCCGCCCGGTGCTGGCCGGCGTCCACACCAACGGCGGCGACTTCGCCGACATCGTCGCCGGCGTCGTGATCGGTCGCGCGCCCGATGCGGCGCACGGCCCCGCCGGGTCGAGGCTGCTGCGGGTCCAGAGCCCCAGCAGCGACATCTCCCGCAATCACCTCCTCGTCACCACGCGTGACTGGAACGTGCACGTGACTGACCTCAACTCCACCAACGGCACGATGGTGCTTCCCGTCGGGGAGGCGCCCTTCGCGCTGCGCGACGGCGCCTCGGTGCAGGTGGAGATCGGCACAGTTCTGGATCTGGGCGACGGGGTCTCCGTCCGCATCGAGCCGCCCCGAGGCTGA
- a CDS encoding MalY/PatB family protein — protein MAIFDVPLAELRTRGTIKWRRFEADVLPMFVAEMDAHLAPAVRARLERALAEGDTGYPELPAYQEALADFAAWQWGWEFSPSDATLVTDVVTGMRDALMAVTEPGDPVVINSPIYPPFRGVSYDRTIVDVPMLDDRLDLEGLAEAFEEHRPKAYLLCSPHNPNGTIHTAEELAEVARLADRFGVVVISDEIHAPLAGAAHTPYLAVPGAHDAVIVTSASKSWNLAALKAGLIVGSASVRDRLRPMVSDGASYFGVLAHVAALADGRDWVREAADEIEGNKEFFAAQLAEHLPALSYTPLPGTYLAWLDCSPLGLESPVDHFHQVARVRLNAGRDFAPYAQQFVRVNLATNHDIIAEAVSRLAASVS, from the coding sequence ATGGCCATCTTCGACGTCCCCCTCGCAGAGCTCCGCACCCGCGGCACCATCAAGTGGCGCCGCTTCGAGGCCGACGTCCTGCCGATGTTCGTTGCCGAGATGGACGCCCACCTGGCCCCCGCCGTCCGCGCCCGGCTCGAGCGGGCCCTCGCCGAGGGCGACACCGGCTACCCCGAGCTGCCGGCCTACCAGGAGGCGCTGGCGGACTTCGCCGCGTGGCAGTGGGGCTGGGAGTTCTCGCCGTCGGACGCGACGCTGGTCACCGACGTCGTCACCGGCATGCGCGACGCGCTGATGGCCGTCACCGAACCGGGCGATCCCGTCGTGATCAACTCCCCGATCTACCCGCCCTTCCGCGGCGTCAGCTATGACCGCACGATCGTCGACGTGCCGATGCTGGACGACCGGCTGGACCTCGAGGGTCTCGCGGAGGCCTTCGAGGAGCACCGCCCCAAGGCGTACCTGCTCTGCTCGCCGCACAACCCCAACGGCACCATCCACACTGCCGAGGAACTGGCGGAGGTCGCGCGGCTGGCCGACCGGTTCGGCGTCGTCGTCATCTCCGACGAGATCCACGCCCCTCTGGCCGGGGCCGCCCACACCCCGTACCTGGCGGTGCCGGGGGCACACGACGCGGTGATCGTGACCTCCGCGTCGAAGTCGTGGAACCTCGCGGCACTCAAGGCCGGCCTGATCGTCGGATCGGCCTCCGTCCGCGACCGCCTGCGGCCGATGGTCTCCGACGGCGCGAGCTACTTCGGCGTCCTCGCACACGTCGCCGCGCTGGCCGACGGCCGCGACTGGGTCCGCGAGGCCGCCGACGAGATCGAGGGCAACAAGGAGTTCTTCGCGGCCCAGCTGGCCGAACACCTTCCGGCACTGAGCTACACGCCGCTGCCCGGCACGTATCTCGCGTGGCTCGACTGCTCGCCGCTGGGGCTGGAGAGCCCCGTCGACCACTTCCACCAGGTGGCCAGGGTGCGGTTAAACGCGGGCAGGGACTTCGCGCCGTACGCGCAGCAGTTCGTGCGCGTGAACCTCGCCACCAACCACGACATCATCGCCGAGGCAGTCTCCCGGCTTGCTGCGTCGGTCTCGTAA
- a CDS encoding winged helix-turn-helix domain-containing protein yields the protein MGTPTPSHPTGFVLTVTLTEEDARRAGTTLPRVAQALRLQLSAMLPAAETQVVPLHPARSARRPLFDEVWGGEPPSGERVVDVTVRRLRARLGDWHNVVTTVRGVGYRFVGAPGVRVVQARGSAVAQLRGDSPRV from the coding sequence ATGGGCACTCCCACCCCCTCGCATCCAACCGGCTTCGTCCTGACCGTCACCCTTACCGAGGAGGACGCGCGCCGCGCCGGCACGACCCTTCCCCGCGTGGCCCAGGCGTTGCGCCTGCAGCTGTCGGCCATGCTGCCCGCCGCCGAGACGCAGGTCGTCCCGCTGCACCCGGCACGGTCCGCCCGAAGGCCCCTGTTCGACGAGGTCTGGGGCGGCGAGCCGCCGTCCGGCGAGCGGGTCGTCGACGTGACCGTGCGCAGGCTCCGGGCCCGGCTCGGCGACTGGCACAACGTCGTCACCACCGTCCGCGGCGTCGGGTACCGCTTCGTCGGAGCCCCGGGCGTGCGGGTCGTGCAGGCCCGGGGCTCCGCGGTCGCTCAGTTACGAGGTGACTCGCCCCGGGTCTAA
- a CDS encoding DUF3238 domain-containing protein: MALLRTPQGDVPITGDTSDPFYTTYSDSGDIYRVEVWRADATMTAPSSEELESLAEESLQGAGAPSVGEAEESIDLTAVSVPEVSRMVAVRVTGPDSSELSVYDAAGTGATCTTAPVRLTTDVELTALDGSRFMFTSDQPQPSGRAANDWNLYYHRTFIPAAKANSVVCGVFKGDNRTWSTSLSASHRTQVTARIDWAAKKFTMTRLVGTTHRLAEGGFGAASKTASVSGIKITGVSASSTYGRFEITHSVGNPLCSLAGPISYHEVVSMYKTGALSVQGSGVQVPNHEWYAMKANASVRTIQKTTAKDFFCLSVNCGNLQILKSVA; the protein is encoded by the coding sequence TTGGCCCTGCTGCGCACGCCCCAGGGTGATGTGCCCATTACTGGAGACACGTCCGATCCGTTCTATACCACATATTCGGATAGTGGCGACATTTATCGGGTCGAAGTGTGGCGAGCAGACGCGACTATGACGGCGCCCTCCTCCGAGGAACTCGAGAGCTTGGCAGAAGAGTCCCTGCAGGGAGCTGGTGCCCCAAGCGTCGGTGAAGCCGAGGAGTCAATCGATCTGACTGCCGTCTCTGTCCCCGAAGTCTCGCGGATGGTGGCAGTCCGTGTGACCGGGCCTGACTCCTCTGAGTTGAGCGTGTACGACGCTGCGGGAACAGGGGCCACCTGCACCACTGCTCCAGTTCGGCTGACAACTGATGTAGAACTGACGGCGCTCGATGGAAGTCGCTTCATGTTCACCTCTGACCAGCCGCAGCCAAGCGGCAGGGCGGCGAACGACTGGAACCTCTACTACCACCGCACGTTCATTCCGGCCGCAAAGGCCAACTCTGTCGTCTGCGGTGTATTCAAGGGTGACAACAGGACATGGTCCACAAGTCTGTCGGCTTCCCACCGGACTCAGGTCACGGCCCGTATCGATTGGGCAGCGAAGAAGTTCACGATGACCCGGCTGGTGGGTACGACACACCGTTTGGCCGAGGGCGGTTTCGGTGCGGCCAGCAAGACTGCCAGTGTCAGCGGCATTAAGATTACTGGAGTCTCTGCGTCTTCGACCTACGGACGTTTTGAGATCACGCATTCTGTCGGCAATCCGCTGTGCTCGCTCGCCGGGCCCATTTCCTACCATGAAGTGGTCTCCATGTACAAGACGGGAGCGCTGTCGGTCCAGGGGTCCGGAGTTCAAGTCCCAAACCATGAGTGGTACGCAATGAAAGCGAATGCCTCAGTTCGGACGATCCAGAAGACCACAGCAAAGGACTTCTTCTGCCTGAGTGTAAACTGCGGCAATTTACAGATTCTGAAGAGTGTCGCCTGA